One window of the Salmo trutta chromosome 35, fSalTru1.1, whole genome shotgun sequence genome contains the following:
- the LOC115175188 gene encoding 40S ribosomal protein S12 — translation MAEEGIAAGGVMDVNTALPEVLKTALIHDGLARGIREAAKALDKRQAHLCVLAANCDEPMYVKLVEALCAEHQINLIKVDDNKKLGEWVGLCKIDREGKPRKVVGCSCVVIKDYGKESQAKDVIEEYFKAKK, via the exons ATGGCCGAGGAAGG CATCGCTGCTGGAGGTGTGATGGATGTCAACACCGCTCTCCCCGAGGTGCTCAAGACCGCCCTCATCCATGACGGCCTGGCTCGTGGTATCCGCGAGGCTGCCAAGGCCCTGGACAA GCGCCAGGCCCACCTCTGTGTTCTTGCTGCCAACTGTGACGAGCCCATGTACGTCAAGCTGGTGGAAGCCCTCTGCGCCGAGCATCAGATTAACCTCATCAAG GTTGATGACAACAAGAAGCTGGGCGAGTGGGTTGGTCTGTGCAAGATCGACCGGGAGGGAAAACCCCGTAAGGTGGTGGGCTGCAGCTGTGTTGTGATCAAG GACTATGGCAAGGAGTCTCAAGCTAAGGACGTGATTGAGGAATACTTCAAGGCCAAGAAATGA